The sequence GCATGgggaggcagagtgtgggggaggcagtggggaaatgtgtgggggggggtacTGGCACAGTGGAGGGAAGGCAGGGTGTGGGGAGCGGGTGTGGTGTGGATGGGATATAAGGGGTATTGGCCCAGGGGGAGGTAGGATGTGGGGAGTATTGGCatagggaggaggcagagtgtgGATGCTATGTGGAGTGGGTTGGCACAGTAGGAGAAGGCAGGGTTTCGGGAGGGGGCATggtgtgatgggggggggggtattggCAGGGGGGAAAGCAACTTCCGCATGCCTAGTCTTCCCTGATGCTTGTTCTGCCCCGCAGCCCCCGTCAattccctcctgccccgccctcccAGCACCCCGCGATTCGTGCGCCGCCCTGTCTCTTAGAAGCCCGTGTGGGGTTGGCACGGGACCGccaccccttcctctccctgctccgGCTCTGGCTCGCTGCGCAGATTCAGGCAGGAGCCGGCCGCCGCGGCGCAGCTGGGCCGCCTCGGATCCCAGCGCCGCGCCAGGAGGCTGGGAAATTGGGTGAGCGGGAATTGGGGAGAGAAACCCGATGGCTTCCAGATGTGCCCGCCCCGCCCGGCTTGGCTGGGGCAGCTGTGACGCCAGctccccggggcggggcggggcggagatCGGTTCCCACTGCGCCGGGATGGGGAGActgtgactgggggtggggggcgggttaGGAGACGGAATGGGGGAAGCGGGTGGGGCTGGAGAAGAGGGGGGATAGGGCAGCAGGagtggtggaggggagggggaagggaggcagaagaAAAGGGGAGTGGAGCGGAGCAGGAGTGGGCGGGGTAagggaggcggggctggggggagtgggaCGGGttaggggtggggctgggggagagaagagggggagtGAGGCAAGAGGAGTggtgaaggggaggggctggggggagaggagatgcGGAATGAGTCAGGAGGAGGggtgaaggggaggggctgggggaagggaggcggggctggggagggtgaggagagggggagtggggcaggaggaggggtgaaggggaggggctgggggagtggggcgggggagggaggcggggctggggctggggctggaaggggagggCTCGGAGTCAGGCCCTCGGAGCTAGCTGGTTTTTCTCGTCCCTGCAGCCTGAGTCACGGGAGCTTGTGCACCCCAGCCCGGCCTACGATGAGGCAGCTGCCGGGAAGGTGAGCCAGGCTCCCAGCGGCCGGCCCAGGAGAGTCCAGCTGGTGCTGAACCACGCTTGACCCAGAGGGGTGTGGGCACCGTGCGTTGGGGGCCAGGTTGGCACCGGGAGTTGGCACTGTGTGGGTGGGGAGTCAGCGCTGTGAATGGGACAGGGCTTGGGGCGTTTGTGGGGGAGTGAGGCCTTGGACCTGTGTGCAgagggctgggtggggctgggggactgGCACTATGTACAGGGGCTTGGCAtgtgtggggagggctgggggtgtgggccgGGGGTCTGGCACTGTGGAGGGTGTTGGCTCCATATGTGGTGGTAGGGGTGGGGAGTTGGTGCTGTGTATGGGGGTGCTGAGGGGAGGCAAGGGTCTGGCACTGTAGGGACATGAGAGTTTGGAACTGCgtagggaggagcagggggttggcactgtgtgggggggtaggggtGAGAAGTTGGTGATGTGCATAGGGGGCTGAGGGGAGGCAGGGGTCTGTCACTGGGGGGGGTGGGAGTTGGCACTGAATAAGGCGGGGTGGGTGTTTGGCAccatgtgtgggggtggggtggggagttgaTACTGTGCATGGGGGCACTGAGGGGAGGCAAGGGTCTGGCACTGTGGGAGGAGTGCTGGGGTCGGCACTATGTGTGGGGTGGGCAGGGTGGAAGTTGGGGTAGGGGACTTTGTTTGGCAGCTGTACATGGGGTGCAGAGCAATGGAGGTCGAGGTGCGGCTGGGGCTGTGCAGTGAGTGTGGGGCCTGTGGTGGTACAATGTCCTGCGTGGCTAGGGGGCATCCTCGGGAGGTGACAGCATGATGTGACcagagggaggcgggggctgaTGGGAGCCATGTGGGGCTTTCACAGGAGCAGCAaggagggggctgcagctggagctgaGGGGCATGCTGGAAAATCAGgccatggctgggagctggggtgggggtggggaggaccaAATCTGACTGCTCCTTTCTAAGACAGCCCTGATCTACCATCTCTCACCTAGGGGCTGACGCGTGCACTGAGTTCATTGAGCCTCAGCCCAGGTGCCACCATGGCCTCCCAGACACACCCCCTgcgccccccacctccctgccctacctccaATGGCAGCATGGGGGCCAGAGGTGGGCAGCCGGCAGGCAGCCCCGAGACAGGTACGTGCTAGTGGGTAAGGGAAGAGTAGAGGGGGACTGGGATGGAGAATAAcagagctggggagcagctcGCTTGAGTGATGGGCACAGGGGAATGAGGAGCATCACAGAGTTCAGAAAATGCCTGGGTGTGTGGAGTGGGACACAGAACCTTTCCCCTCTGGGGCCATCCGCTCTGATCCTGCCCCAGGCTGactctgggggtgggaggtgggacaCAGGGCCATGCTTTTCAGGGGTCCATCTGTGAGACAAATTTGAGTTCTCAGAATGGTGCAACCATCACAACCCCCCAGCACTGAGCATCTGTCAGCGCAGACCCTGGAGAGCCATGTCCACCCCGGAATGGCTAGTCTGCAGGGGTGGGGTTGCTTGGGCTGTCTGGGTTGCCCCTGCTGGGGGGCTGGCCAGGGCAGTGACTgctctgtggctgggctctgagagaagctctttctctccccctgccccaggtgaCACTTGCCTGAAGCCGTCAGTTGGGCCCAAACCCCGCATGCTGCCCAAACCGGCTGTACCTGCCAAGCCCTGCACCCCGGCACTGTCCCCTGGGTCGCGGCCTCCCCGCCTCGAGTTCCCCTCTGCCGAGAAGATCAACCTGCTGGCGGGTCCCAAGCCATACGGTGGCAGCAGCACAGCCCTTAAACGCCTGTCCTTTGGCCTCAAGAGCCCCCCAGGGGAGACCTCCAATGGGAAGGGGGCACCGCCACCTGCAGTGGGAGCCCCACTCTGTACCACGGAAGAGAGATCGCTTGCTCCTGTGACGCTCCCTGATCAGGGGCCCCTAGGAGTCCTCAAGGGCACTGCCCCGTTCAAAGTGAAGCCGGTGCCAGTGGCGGCCAAGCGGGAGCGCTTCCCCGGCACCACAGTGGAAGAGATCTTGGCCAAGATGGAGCACCCCTGCAAAGAGGGGTCGGGCAGTCCTGACCCGGCCTGGGGCCCGCGCTCAATCTTCAGCCCTGATGGCAGCTCCCGCTTCGGGCCCAAAGGCTATGCCGCCTTTCGGAGACAGCCTAGtgctgagggaggggaaggtgacGCCATTGCCCCCCGCTTTGAGGCCTCCTGGGTATCTGGGCCCCCCGAAGCACAGGAGAGCAGAGCGTCCTGTGGGGACAAGCCGGTCGCTGGCAGGATGAAGAGGGAAGGAAGCCCGAGTCCCATTGGAGAACTTCCACCAGAGCCCTCagatggagaagcagagagacacCCTGGCTCAGCCTCCAGGGAAAGGTGAGGGGCTGATGTGCAGAGGTGGGGCATGCAGGACATTGTGGGTAAAGGCCTTGTCTGTTCTGTGctggaaagggtgtgtgtggaggaggagtGGGCAAGGTGTGCTGCACTACATTATGGGTAAGAATCTGGCAAAGGCGCTAGGATCTGGTGCCAGATCTTCCCCCCAGGGAAGCGGAGAGGAAGCCAGAAAGGGGATTGTTACATGGTGCTTCCTGGATGTAGAGGAGAATCCTAGaggcatccaaacagctctttgaCACCTGTATAAAATCAACTCGGTAGTTAGATGAGTGCAGCTCTGCATATGGACAAGACCTTAACACTTAATACAgagttagcctgtggaactccttgccacaggatgTGGCTGAGGTCACAAATTTGGCATGATTCCCAAAGGGAGTGGATATTAGATAATTGTAACATGTCCACAAGGCCTTGGTTTATTTTGAGTTGGTTAGGAATGCggttaagctaaaccaaaataagctgTTCAGTAAGGGTCCACATGTCAGGACTGTGTGCTTGGTTTAATTAAACCAAGGTGAGTTGACAGTAGATGAGGCCTGGGAGATGTTCCCATTCCCTGAAAGCTGGCAGTCTGAGACACACAACATGGAGGTACGTGGCGAGAGTGCCAGGTAGGAAGGAACCCTGGAGAAATGTTTGGAAGAGGAGAGTGGACCTGGAGCATGATCCTGGTGCAGGGGACACTGGGTGGCTGGTGTGGGAGAGGATGGGAGAAGATCAGCTGTGGGCAGGTGGTGAGGTTCTCACTGGCTTTGGATGTGAGGGTGAAGGGCTCTTAGTAGAGAGGAGAAGGGGCCATCAATGGAGGTGGGAGTTGAATGGGATGCAACTGTGGAGTTAGAGAGGACAGGGTGGATCCTGGTGAAGATAATAGTATCAAGCTCTTCTGGAGAGCTTTaaatccatagatctcaaagcactttcccaaggaggtcaatatcattatccccattttacacatgggaaaactgaggcacagggaagggaTATCCAAGGcactcagcagcagagctgcaaaTAGACCTCCGGAGTCCAGTGCCCTACCCGCTAAGCCATGCTGCCTCCATCCTGCTGACTAAAATATTCCTTGTTCTGGAGACTAACCCCCCATTTCtccatgttttctctctctcagtggctcctccccagccagcGCCAGCTGCAACGGGGACCAGTCCGGACGCAGAAAGCCGCCGTCCCCCCCTGGTGTGAGTTCTCGGCTCGCCCCCTCCAGCGTGGCAGCTGCTCTGCTCAGTGCTCTCCTTCCGGGCTCTCCTGTCTCCTcctgggctccctctctctgGGGTGCGTGtctcctctcccttctctgcCAGCCCTAGGGCACCAGCTCCTGCAGCTCTCCCGGGAGGTGAGGCCATAGGAACTCAAGTGTCCTCAAGTGTCCTGCATGGCACCATGGGTCCCCCACTTGTTGAGTCCTTGGCACATTGAACCTCCCCCATGCATGGGAAGGGAGTGATCAAGAACCCAGGTGTTCCATGGGTCTCTGGGCCTATTGAACCTCCCCCAGGCATGGAAAGGGAGTAATcaagaacccaggcatcctgcatGACACCATGGGTCCCTGAGCCTATTGAACCTCACCCAGGCATGGAAAGGGAGTGATCAAGAACCCAGGTGTACTGCATGGCACCATGGGTCCTCCACCCATAGGCTCCTAGGCCAATGCTGTTTTATCTCGCCCAGCCCTGGGGAGCGGGTTGGACACACGAGACCACGCCAGCCAATATAATCAGGATCTCCTGAGGGGGGTGCTTCCCCCCGTGGCAGCAGCCCTGGGTGGTTGGCCCAGGGGACTGGGAACCCAGCGCTCACTCTCAGTCTGTATGCCTGCACCCAGGAGGGAGCAGCCCTGACTCACCGTGTTGGGCTCGCTGACCTGGCAGGTATGCAGCAGGCGGGCGGTTCCCAGCCCCACTGGGCCCTTGGCCAAACCTCTAggcagggagggtggagagggcccgcccccccccccaagccactCCTCTCAGGATTCCTGGGAGATAGCCAGGAAGAGGTTAACCATTAACTCCCTTTTCCTGGTGGGGGCGGAGTGGGGAACTGACACTGGggcccccttcccttctccctggtgggggagggggcatctgaccctcctgccctggggctgggggtctCCAAAGCCCTGAATGCCACTCTGCAGCCATATGGCTTGATTCCTCCTgcttcctccttcctcctcctcctcctctctgcctTCATCTCCCTGCCATGGGGCTCCTcgcagtggggaaggggcgggcACCCTAGATCATGGGAAGCTGCAGCTGAGGCTAAGCTAGGGAGCTGGGCGTGGGACAGGAGCCAGGCTGGAGGGGTCGCCTGAGCCCAAAGGGTGGGACAGGGCTAGGCAGCAGCACCCCCAAAGGAGATTGGGATCCAGCTGGGCTGAGTCACATGGGAAACTTCTTTAATGCCTCCAGTGAGACACTTCACATGGGGAAGGGACACTCTAGTGGGGACCCGGGCAGTGGAAGTCAGGGGGCATCCAAGGGTGATTCCTGGGTGGTGGAGGTCAGAGGCTGTCTGAGGGATGGGGGGAAGCCTCAGGCGGTGTGGGTTGGGGGGAAagcaatgtgtgtgggggggtgtagtcctgggggttggggggccaTCCGGCAGGGGGAGCCCCAGATgctgggggtcgggggggtgAGGAAGCCCTGGGAGCTGGAGGTTGGGAGCTGTCTAGGGGATGGGGCACAGCCCTGGACACTGGTGGGGGGAAGCTCTTGGTGATGGGGGTCATGGGCCATCTGGCAGATGAGGGGGGAAGCTCCAGGCGCTGGGGAGCGGGATGCACCGGGGGATGGTGATGGAAGCTCTGGGCAGTGGTAGTTGGGAGCCGTCTTGGGGGGGAGCCCCATCAATCTGGGGGGGTGCATGGATAATGATCTCCCGTTCTTCTCACAGTTCGCCTTGGCCCGGACCTGTCCCATCCCTGTGGCTCCTGCTGAGCTCCCGTTCAGGGTGGCCCCTGGCAACTCTGCTGGCCTTGCCCTGGCCCCAGGGGCCCTCTACCTCCCTGCCGAGCATCCTGCCTCAGCTCTGGGGTCCCCTGCTGTGCCTGCCgagctccctgccctgggctcgCCCCCTGCCCACACTGAACTCCCCACCAGTGTTGGGCCCGGCTTCCCAGGCACCCCTGAGTCTCTGGCTAAGTTCCCCATAGGCCTAGTCCCGGCCCCTGATGCTCCAGCTGAGCTCTGCCACAGAATCTCCTGCTCCCTGGGGTCTCTGGAGGCTCCTggtgaggggtcccaacccccctCTGGCCTCCCTGCAGGCATGGCACCAGGCACTCCAGATGCCCCCGCAGAGCTCCCCCGTAGCCCCCCTGCAGGGCGGGCCCTGGCCCCAGGCATCCCTGCTGAGCTGCCCCACAGAATCACTCACTCCCCAGGGGCCTTCAAAGCTCCtgttccatccccagacacccccaatCTGTGTCCTAAGCTCCCCACCAGAGTCTCTTGGTCTCCGGGGTCCCCCGATGGACCCACTGAGTCCCCAGTGTCCCCATACAGCTCCCAATCTCCTGAGCGGGGCTCCCCTTCACTCTCCAGTGATGCGGAGCCATTCACAGGGCCTGCGCCAGCAGATGAGGACTTCCAGTGCCCACAGCTGGGGCTACAGCGCTCCTCAGATGGGGTGGTGCAGCTGCCAGACAAGGAGCTAGGAATGGGAGTGCTGCGGggctccctggctgccctgccCAGGGGAGGGCCCCCCCACCCTGGGCCACCCCTGGAGGGTGAGTCCAACTGGAACCTGTCACAGTCATTTGAGTGGGCGTTCCCATCCCGGGCTGTGGAGTGGGAGCCCCCCAGGTCCCCCCTTAGAGAGGCAGATGACTCTGGCCTCTCTGAGCAGGGGGACTCGGAAGGGGAgggcctggcccccagccccaaagGGTCTGAGGAAAGCAGCAGCTCTGAGGGGCAGAGGGCAAGGCAACTCAGCACTGCCCTGGATTGGCAGGACGCCGAGGCTGCAGGGAGTTCTGCCCGCCTGGATGGTGCCATGGGGGCCCCATGTGATCAGGGAGCGACTGAGGTGGGGGGCCTGGAGGCCACATGTCCTGGGGGCCCCGTCGCACAAACGGAGGCAGCCGTGGCCGAGCTGAAGGGCCCTGCAGTGGTGGATGAGGTGGCCACTATCTGGGAGGAGCAAGGCAGGCCACTGCTAGGCGCCCCCCTGCGGCTGACTGAGCCAGAGCCAGACCAGGAGCAAGCCGCCCCAGTCCTGTTGTCTGACACTCCCCGGCCAGTTGGTGCTGACCAATGCCAGGAGGACGACTTGGCGtcagtggggagctgccaggaGGGCCTGAGGCCAGGCAGGGCGGGTTCTGAGCCACATCCCAATGCACACTGGCTGGATGAGCTGCTGGCATCACCCCCGCCCAGCGCAGATGAGACCAAGAGAAAGGGCACGCCCgagcccagggaccctgcaggGCCAGAGGTAAAGGAGGGGTGACCGTCtgcgggagggaaggggggatcTCTTGGCACCGGGGGGGTGGGatgcggggtgggaggaggactTCGTCTCCtcagtgtgtgtctctctctccccaggccCAGCTGGAGGTGCTCTCCCCAGggtgagtgtgggggaggggtatcTCCCCACGGTGAGTGTGGGAGGTGTCTCACTGTGGGtagagcacctcctgctggatCTGGGGACTGTGGGGGGGCATCTCCCAAGggtatgtgggtgggtggggtatctccccaggcccagcagggggcactctccccAGGTAAATGTGGGGGAGGCGAAAGCCCCCTTCTCAGCCCATCCCTGCTGGGACGAGGGGTGGGTGTTCTACGCTGAGCAAGCTGGGCTCAGTTCTGCAGGGCTGGGCATTGGCCGCTGGCAGAGTGTGCAGAGCAGTCGGACAGGTTGGGCAGAGGCAGAGTGAAGCATGCTGGGGCGAGCTGGGACAGGGAGAGCCGTTGAAGGCAGCCATAGAGCTGGCCTCTCCTGGGCTATCCCTCTTGGGGTGCATGGGGTGGCCTGCCACAGCCATGGCCAGGGAGGCTGGCAGGATGTCTGTCCTGGGGCGACTCTTGGCTAACTTGGAGCTGCGGGATGAGGCTGGGCGTGCTCAGCAAGGGAGTGAATGGAGCACTCCCTGTCTGGCTTTGAGTACAGATGGTGCTTCTGGCAGCATCTGGGTGGGGGGACCCAGGAGACCTTGTTCCTGTGGCCGCTCCGCTGGGCTGGGTTGGGTGGGAGTTAAGATTGGCTGGGGCTGCCCAATGAGATCTTGCTCCTCCCAAGTGCTGTGGCAGAAGGGCTGTCCCTGAAAGCAAAGGGCATTGGGGCAGGATCAGAGGGGCTAGTGAACCGGAGACCTCAGGAAGGGTGAATGAATCTCCTGCCTGTCTTGCTGGGTGGAGGGTAACCCAGGACCCCAATGCTGCAGCTATGGGGGAAGTGCCCCCAAGAGACAGATTCCCCTGGAATCCTGCCTGCCTCTCATACAACCTGGCCAGTTTGGGAGGGAGAAGCTGATCCTCTCATATCCCCTTCCCCACAAACTCTTTCCTCTTTTAACCctattctccttcccctcccacccctcaggATCTCCTTGGTTGGTCGCGGAAGGATCTGTGCAGCGAGTTTGGCATCAGAGGGGCCCACCGGGCCGGTGAGTTTGGCTGGGCTAGCGAGACTGGCATGGGGAAGACAGAATGGCCCGGCAGTTACAGAGCTGGTGAGACAGAGCAGGATGGGGAGTTTGGCACCGGCACACGGGACTGGAGTGGCGTGTACAAAGAGACAGAGCTGCTGGGTGATTCCAACGTGGGACACAGAAACTGGCCTGACGCCTACGGCATCGGGGACAGCTGCCGGCAGGAAGGGGAGTTCAGCCCCGGCAAGCCAGACTGGAGCAGCCAATACGACATTGGTGGTGCCGACAGCTCGGATGGGGAGTTCAGTACCAGAAAACTGGACTGGACCAGCACCTACGGCATTGGGGACAACACCCAGCAGGACAAGAGGTTCAGTACCAGCAAACCAGACTGGACTCCTGAGTACAGTGTGGGTGATACAGCCCGGCAGGATAGAGAGTTTGGTACCAGCAGGCCAAACTCTACCCATGAGCCTGGTGTCGGTGATATTGACCAACAGGATAGAGAGTTTGGTATTCGCAAGCCAGACTGGACCCGTGAGCACGGTGTCGGTGATACAGACCAGCAGGATAGAGGGTTTGGCACCAGCAAGCCAGACTGGACCCATGAGCACGGTCTCAGTGATACGGACCACCAGGATAAGGAGTTTGGTGCTGGGAAGCCAGACTGGACCCATGAGTGCAGTGTCAAGACCAGTGGGCAGGGTAGAGAGTGGACCCGTGAATAtgaagttggcaatactgccCAGGAGGACAAGCCAGATTGGACCCGCAAGTTCAGTGATGATGCCCAGCAGGACAGAGCGTTCAGCCCTGACAAGCCAGCTTGGCTTGGTGAATATGACATTCACCATATAGATCAGGAGAGTGCCTTTGGTTCTGGTGTTGGAGACCCCGACAGCTCAGCCCAAGAGCCTGGTGCCAGGAAGCCAGGGTGGAGTGGCACCAACTGGCAGGAGAGCAAGTTTCTCTTTGCTAGGAGGGATTGTGTCAGCGATTTCAGGATCGGAGGAGCTGAGCACGAAAGCCAGTATGGTGTCATTGGGACTGAGCGGGCAGGTGGCTTTGGCTTGAGTGCTTTGGATCCATCTGGTGCCATCAGGACCCTGGGCCCAGCAGAGCTTGGAGAGAGCCAGACTGACTGGGCTGGCCATACCAGGACTGTGGACCTGGATGAGCCCAGAGAGGCTGGTGTGGGACACTCTGACTGGGCCCAAGATCTAGGACTCCATGGCATAGGTCCCTCTGTTGGCCTGGGGGCAATCAGTCCTGAGG comes from Lepidochelys kempii isolate rLepKem1 chromosome 6, rLepKem1.hap2, whole genome shotgun sequence and encodes:
- the TNKS1BP1 gene encoding 182 kDa tankyrase-1-binding protein isoform X1, which produces MASQTHPLRPPPPCPTSNGSMGARGGQPAGSPETGDTCLKPSVGPKPRMLPKPAVPAKPCTPALSPGSRPPRLEFPSAEKINLLAGPKPYGGSSTALKRLSFGLKSPPGETSNGKGAPPPAVGAPLCTTEERSLAPVTLPDQGPLGVLKGTAPFKVKPVPVAAKRERFPGTTVEEILAKMEHPCKEGSGSPDPAWGPRSIFSPDGSSRFGPKGYAAFRRQPSAEGGEGDAIAPRFEASWVSGPPEAQESRASCGDKPVAGRMKREGSPSPIGELPPEPSDGEAERHPGSASRESGSSPASASCNGDQSGRRKPPSPPGFALARTCPIPVAPAELPFRVAPGNSAGLALAPGALYLPAEHPASALGSPAVPAELPALGSPPAHTELPTSVGPGFPGTPESLAKFPIGLVPAPDAPAELCHRISCSLGSLEAPGEGSQPPSGLPAGMAPGTPDAPAELPRSPPAGRALAPGIPAELPHRITHSPGAFKAPVPSPDTPNLCPKLPTRVSWSPGSPDGPTESPVSPYSSQSPERGSPSLSSDAEPFTGPAPADEDFQCPQLGLQRSSDGVVQLPDKELGMGVLRGSLAALPRGGPPHPGPPLEGESNWNLSQSFEWAFPSRAVEWEPPRSPLREADDSGLSEQGDSEGEGLAPSPKGSEESSSSEGQRARQLSTALDWQDAEAAGSSARLDGAMGAPCDQGATEVGGLEATCPGGPVAQTEAAVAELKGPAVVDEVATIWEEQGRPLLGAPLRLTEPEPDQEQAAPVLLSDTPRPVGADQCQEDDLASVGSCQEGLRPGRAGSEPHPNAHWLDELLASPPPSADETKRKGTPEPRDPAGPEDLLGWSRKDLCSEFGIRGAHRAGEFGWASETGMGKTEWPGSYRAGETEQDGEFGTGTRDWSGVYKETELLGDSNVGHRNWPDAYGIGDSCRQEGEFSPGKPDWSSQYDIGGADSSDGEFSTRKLDWTSTYGIGDNTQQDKRFSTSKPDWTPEYSVGDTARQDREFGTSRPNSTHEPGVGDIDQQDREFGIRKPDWTREHGVGDTDQQDRGFGTSKPDWTHEHGLSDTDHQDKEFGAGKPDWTHECSVKTSGQGREWTREYEVGNTAQEDKPDWTRKFSDDAQQDRAFSPDKPAWLGEYDIHHIDQESAFGSGVGDPDSSAQEPGARKPGWSGTNWQESKFLFARRDCVSDFRIGGAEHESQYGVIGTERAGGFGLSALDPSGAIRTLGPAELGESQTDWAGHTRTVDLDEPREAGVGHSDWAQDLGLHGIGPSVGLGAISPEEPSRGWMDWTNELSVSSMDPSSSLGMEGFDTPREPGVGQPDGASDLGTGGPATAHGFESVGPAEASARQTDWSHEFGCGDEGSAETGEAGAGQMDWASEVRIGRGKQTNATAMTGLELHGDSSGPGSPQLSGPSPLLEEMLAKAVAQRKSPREERGLPPSPDAPPSPLPQEEDGGPRPEGDGAPSPSDATDRGWLPIEARKLSQPGCCGSQPSPPGEDFAFLEGMEVLDSTIYRSRANLGRKRGHRAPATRTAGTLALSEAEVADWMFQDSTEPRAMRWVSSDEEAAEEPRSRWTRPSLAAKGLKVPLFPGLNPSALKAKLRGRNRSAEEGAQLGEAKPTPPKEPHVQRSKSCKIPGLGGKPLVLPPKPEKSSGSVMAAASSPPRSDATSPHWLQALKLKKKKS
- the TNKS1BP1 gene encoding 182 kDa tankyrase-1-binding protein isoform X3, whose translation is MASQTHPLRPPPPCPTSNGSMGARGGQPAGSPETGDTCLKPSVGPKPRMLPKPAVPAKPCTPALSPGSRPPRLEFPSAEKINLLAGPKPYGGSSTALKRLSFGLKSPPGETSNGKGAPPPAVGAPLCTTEERSLAPVTLPDQGPLGVLKGTAPFKVKPVPVAAKRERFPGTTVEEILAKMEHPCKEGSGSPDPAWGPRSIFSPDGSSRFGPKGYAAFRRQPSAEGGEGDAIAPRFEASWVSGPPEAQESRASCGDKPVAGRMKREGSPSPIGELPPEPSDGEAERHPGSASRESGSSPASASCNGDQSGRRKPPSPPGFALARTCPIPVAPAELPFRVAPGNSAGLALAPGALYLPAEHPASALGSPAVPAELPALGSPPAHTELPTSVGPGFPGTPESLAKFPIGLVPAPDAPAELCHRISCSLGSLEAPGEGSQPPSGLPAGMAPGTPDAPAELPRSPPAGRALAPGIPAELPHRITHSPGAFKAPVPSPDTPNLCPKLPTRVSWSPGSPDGPTESPVSPYSSQSPERGSPSLSSDAEPFTGPAPADEDFQCPQLGLQRSSDGVVQLPDKELGMGVLRGSLAALPRGGPPHPGPPLEGESNWNLSQSFEWAFPSRAVEWEPPRSPLREADDSGLSEQGDSEGEGLAPSPKGSEESSSSEGQRARQLSTALDWQDAEAAGSSARLDGAMGAPCDQGATEVGGLEATCPGGPVAQTEAAVAELKGPAVVDEVATIWEEQGRPLLGAPLRLTEPEPDQEQAAPVLLSDTPRPVGADQCQEDDLASVGSCQEGLRPGRAGSEPHPNAHWLDELLASPPPSADETKRKGTPEPRDPAGPEDLLGWSRKDLCSEFGIRGAHRAGEFGWASETGMGKTEWPGSYRAGETEQDGEFGTGTRDWSGVYKETELLGDSNVGHRNWPDAYGIGDSCRQEGEFSPGKPDWSSQYDIGGADSSDGEFSTRKLDWTSTYGIGDNTQQDKRFSTSKPDWTPEYSVGDTARQDREFGTSRPNSTHEPGVGDIDQQDREFGIRKPDWTREHGVGDTDQQDRGFGTSKPDWTHEHGLSDTDHQDKEFGAGKPDWTHECSVKTSGQGREWTREYEVGNTAQEDKPDWTRKFSDDAQQDRAFSPDKPAWLGEYDIHHIDQESAFGSGVGDPDSSAQEPGARKPGWSGTNWQESKFLFARRDCVSDFRIGGAEHESQYGVIGTERAGGFGLSALDPSGAIRTLGPAELGESQTDWAGHTRTVDLDEPREAGVGHSDWAQDLGLHGIGPSVGLGAISPEEPSRGWMDWTNELSVSSMDPSSSLGMEGFDTPREPGVGQPDGASDLGTGGPATAHGFESVGPAEASARQTDWSHEFGCGDEGSAETGEAGAGQMDWASEVRIGRGKQTNATAMTGLELHGDSSGPGSPQLSGPSPLLEEMLAKAVAQRKSPREERGLPPSPDAPPSPLPQEEDGGPRPEGDGAPSPSDATDRGWLPIEARKLSQPGCCGSQPSPPGEDFAFLEGMEVLDSTIYRSRANLGRKRGHRAPATRTAGTLALSEAEVADWMFQDSTEPRAMRWVSSDEEAAEEPRSRWTRPSLAAKGLKVPLFPGLNPSALKAKLRGRNRSAEEGAQLGEAKPTPPKEPHVQRSKSCKIPGLGGKPLVLPPKPEKSSGSDATSPHWLQALKLKKKKS
- the TNKS1BP1 gene encoding 182 kDa tankyrase-1-binding protein isoform X4; protein product: MASQTHPLRPPPPCPTSNGSMGARGGQPAGSPETGDTCLKPSVGPKPRMLPKPAVPAKPCTPALSPGSRPPRLEFPSAEKINLLAGPKPYGGSSTALKRLSFGLKSPPGETSNGKGAPPPAVGAPLCTTEERSLAPVTLPDQGPLGVLKGTAPFKVKPVPVAAKRERFPGTTVEEILAKMEHPCKEGSGSPDPAWGPRSIFSPDGSSRFGPKGYAAFRRQPSAEGGEGDAIAPRFEASWVSGPPEAQESRASCGDKPVAGRMKREGSPSPIGELPPEPSDGEAERHPGSASRESGSSPASASCNGDQSGRRKPPSPPGFALARTCPIPVAPAELPFRVAPGNSAGLALAPGALYLPAEHPASALGSPAVPAELPALGSPPAHTELPTSVGPGFPGTPESLAKFPIGLVPAPDAPAELCHRISCSLGSLEAPGEGSQPPSGLPAGMAPGTPDAPAELPRSPPAGRALAPGIPAELPHRITHSPGAFKAPVPSPDTPNLCPKLPTRVSWSPGSPDGPTESPVSPYSSQSPERGSPSLSSDAEPFTGPAPADEDFQCPQLGLQRSSDGVVQLPDKELGMGVLRGSLAALPRGGPPHPGPPLEGESNWNLSQSFEWAFPSRAVEWEPPRSPLREADDSGLSEQGDSEGEGLAPSPKGSEESSSSEGQRARQLSTALDWQDAEAAGSSARLDGAMGAPCDQGATEVGGLEATCPGGPVAQTEAAVAELKGPAVVDEVATIWEEQGRPLLGAPLRLTEPEPDQEQAAPVLLSDTPRPVGADQCQEDDLASVGSCQEGLRPGRAGSEPHPNAHWLDELLASPPPSADETKRKGTPEPRDPAGPEDLLGWSRKDLCSEFGIRGAHRAGEFGWASETGMGKTEWPGSYRAGETEQDGEFGTGTRDWSGVYKETELLGDSNVGHRNWPDAYGIGDSCRQEGEFSPGKPDWSSQYDIGGADSSDGEFSTRKLDWTSTYGIGDNTQQDKRFSTSKPDWTPEYSVGDTARQDREFGTSRPNSTHEPGVGDIDQQDREFGIRKPDWTREHGVGDTDQQDRGFGTSKPDWTHEHGLSDTDHQDKEFGAGKPDWTHECSVKTSGQGREWTREYEVGNTAQEDKPDWTRKFSDDAQQDRAFSPDKPAWLGEYDIHHIDQESAFGSGVGDPDSSAQEPGARKPGWSGTNWQESKFLFARRDCVSDFRIGGAEHESQYGVIGTERAGGFGLSALDPSGAIRTLGPAELGESQTDWAGHTRTVDLDEPREAGVGHSDWAQDLGLHGIGPSVGLGAISPEEPSRGWMDWTNELSVSSMDPSSSLGMEGFDTPREPGVGQPDGASDLGTGGPATAHGFESVGPAEASARQTDWSHEFGCGDEGSAETGEAGAGQMDWASEVRIGRGKQTNATAMTGLELHGDSSGPGSPQLSGPSPLLEEMLAKAVAQRKSPREERGLPPSPDAPPSPLPQEEDGGPRPEGDGAPSPSDATDRGWLPIEARKLSQPGCCGSQPSPPGEDFAFLEGMEVLDSTIYRSRANLGRKRGHRAPATRTAGTLALSEAEVADWMFQDSTEPRAMRWVSSDEEAAEEPRSRWTRPSLAAKGLKVPLFPGLNPSALKVRCHLAPLAASAEAEKEEILTAPLRPFSPAAGAGTADSPKRLVGVEEGTAQ